The nucleotide window GGCCTTGATCTGAACGGGCTTGGAAGGAATGACGGCAGTGACATCATGGGTGGAAAGGTGGTGTCATGCTGGAAGCCTTGTATTTCCTTGGCTGTAGGACGGCATGACGCATATGACGCTTCTTTTTCATTTCATGGGAAAATAGTGTCACTGCTTTTACCCCACCCCACCGGGATAAGAAATCTCTTGCCCCTCCCTGACACCTGGAACGGGCAACCCGTCCCTTTACCTCTGCCTGGGATGTGGAGGGAAAAACTTTTTGTCCCCGGTTTTGTCCCCTGCCTACTGCACCGCCGGGAGATTGAGCGGGGCCGCCGCGCCCGGCTGGCCTGCCGCCTTGCTCACTTTACCAGCTTGCCAGACAGCGGCCCAGAGTGGCCGCGTGGGGAAACGGGGCGGCTTCACGCCCGGCATTCTCGCCCTGGCTCTTTTGTCGGCCTGCCACCAGCGGCGCAAGGCGGGCCGCTGTGGGAAGCCGGGGTTTTGACCTGGCTGCGGGCTGTGTCGCCGACTTCATGCGTTGCCGCGTTTTTCGGGCAAGACATCAAAACAAGCGTCATATGCGTCATGCCCGTCATTTGCTGGGCTTTCCCCTGGTGAAGCCCGGCGGCAGGCATGACGGCTCTGGGCCGGGATGTGTCATGGGTGCTTGATGATGTGTCACGCCTGCCCCGGTGCCTCGATCTGCGGGCTGGGTGCTGAATCGGGGCCGGGAGTGTATTCGGGAAATCGTTTGGCCGAAAAACGCCGGTTTTGCCCACGAAGGGAGGCCGCCGGATGCCTCGAAATGGTGTATCCATAAAATCATTTGATTATTTGAATACACTCAGCACTGTGGAACACATGAAGCCCGCCGCCGCTCCCGTCCCCCGTCGCCATCCTCGTTCGCGTCTCCACCGCCAAACAGGAAACCACCCGCCAAGTCTCCGAACTCCGCGCCCTGGCTGACTCGAAGGGCTGGCAGGTTGTGGCCGTGTGCGAGGAAGAAGGCGTTTCAGGCCGGGCCGATGAAAGCGAACGTCACGGCCTGCATGCAGTCGAGGAACTGGCCCGCGCCGGGAAGATCAAGAAAGTGCTGGTGCATGAAGTGTCCCGCCTTGCCCGCCGTAACTCCATCGTTCACCGTTTTGTCGAGACGCTGGAAGAGCTGAACGTGTCCCTTTACTGGCATAGTCAGGCCGTGGAAACCCTTCTGCCATCTGGCAAGCGTAACCCTGCTGCTTCGGTGATGCTGGCCTTACTCGCTGAGATGGCCCGCAGTGAGACGGAAACACTCCGCGAGCGTATCAATAGTGGACTCGCGGAGGCCCGCCGAAAGGGCGTAAAGCTGGGCAGGCCATCCGGCACAATCCTTTCCAGTGACGATCTGCTCACGAAGCACCGCGACGTGGTGAAGGCACTAAAAGCAGGCCAGAGCGTGCGCAATGCCGCCAAGATCACCGGTAAAGGCCCATCCACCGTCCAGCGAGTGAAAGCCGCTCTGGCCGCCTGAAAGTGTCCAAGAGGTGTCCAAATGGGGGCCAAATGAAGATTTTTTTCAGAGGGCCGAAAATCGCTGGAACCCTTGATTTTACAAGGGCGCACCCGGCAGGGATCGAACCTGCGACCGACGGATTAGAAATCCGCTGCTCTATCCACTGAGCTACGGGCGCTTTTACTTGGGAATCACGACGGCAAGCGATGCTTTTCCTTGCGTTTTATACACTGCTGTTATACACTCACGGACAACAACCCTCCGCAGGCCGTGAGCACAGCCCCGAAAACTTGGTTCCCCACAAAGTATCAGCATCTCTACCGTCATAAATCAGGCACCTACTATGCCCGGATTTTGATTGGCGGCAAGAAAACGTGGCGCAGCCTCAAAACTGC belongs to Verrucomicrobiaceae bacterium and includes:
- a CDS encoding recombinase family protein; this encodes MLVRVSTAKQETTRQVSELRALADSKGWQVVAVCEEEGVSGRADESERHGLHAVEELARAGKIKKVLVHEVSRLARRNSIVHRFVETLEELNVSLYWHSQAVETLLPSGKRNPAASVMLALLAEMARSETETLRERINSGLAEARRKGVKLGRPSGTILSSDDLLTKHRDVVKALKAGQSVRNAAKITGKGPSTVQRVKAALAA